The following nucleotide sequence is from Streptomyces xiamenensis.
GTCGGCCAGGGCCGTGGTGGCCTCGCCGGAGAGCGGGGCCAGGTGTTCGTTCTGCAGAGCGCCGGTCAGGTAGGCGAGCAGGGCGCGCAGGGCCAGGGCGCGGCGGCGCGGGGTGAAGCCGGCGGCGGTGAGGACACGCAGGACAGCCTCCGACCACAGCTGGACGGCGGCGGAGGTGTGCCGGTGGCTGACCGTCAGCGGGACCACCCCGGGGTGCGCGGCGACCGCCGCGCGTACCCGGTCCAGGAGTTGGGCGAGCTGCCGCTGCCAGGGTTCGCCGGGCGGGGGCGCGGTGTGGACGGTGCCGAGCACCAGGTCCACCACCTGCCGTTCCAGGGCCTGGCGGTCCGGGACGTAGCGGTACAGGGACATGGTGGCGATGCCCAGTTCGGTGGCCACCGCGCGCATGGACAGGCCGGGGAGGCCGTCGCGGTCGATGACGGTGAGGGCCGCGGTGGCGAGCTGGTGCGGGGTCAGGGAGCGGGGACGGGGCACGGCCGAAAAGCGTACACCATACGCTCACGACCTGCCCCGACGCACCCCGACCCCGTACCCCGGCCGGCTACTCGGTGGCGATGGCGGTCAGGATGTTCATCCGCCCGGCCCGGAACGCCGGGGCCAGCGCCGCCACCAGGCCGACCAGCGCCGCGCCCGCGAACACCGCCGTGATCACCGGCCACGGGATCTCCAGCACCGGCATCCCCTCCAGCGCCATCAGCCGCTGTGCCGCGGCGCCCCACGCCAGCCCGAGCCCGGTCCCCAGCAGCGCGCCGAACAGCGCGATCACCACCGACTCCAGCCGGATCATCCGCCGCAGCTGCCGCCGTGAGAGCCCGATCGCCCGCATGAGCCCGATCTCCCGGGTGCGCTCCACCACCGCGAGCGCCAGGGTGTTCACCACGCCCAGCACCGCCACGATGACGGCGAGCGCCAGCAGCCCGTACACCATGTTCAGCAACTGCCCGATCTGCGCGCGGATCTGCTCCTTCAGCTCGTACTGGTCGAGCAGTTCCATCTGCGGGTACGGCTCCAGCGCCGTCTCCAGCGCCGTGCGGGCCTCGTCCGCCCGCCCGTCCTGTGCCGTGACGAACAGCATCAGCGGCAGCGGCAGCGCCTCGTCCGGCACATGGGCCCGCGCGGTCTCCAGCGAGAGGGCCCAGGTGCCGCCCTCCAGGGTGGACTTCTCGGTGATCGCGCGCACGGTGAGCACGGCGCTCGCGCCCCGCTCGAAGGACACCGTCAGTTCGTCACCGACGCCGATCCCGAGCTCGGCAGCCGCGTCCGCGTCGACGGCGATGCCGTCGCGCTCGTACGCCCGTTCCAGGTCGCCGGTGACCGTGCCCACCGTCAGGTCCGTCAGCATGCTGGGCTGCGCGGCGGACAGCTGCCGCTCCGTCACCCGCCCGCCGGCCGTGGTGATCTCGGCGGACAGCATCCGGTACTCGGTGACGGAGGCGAGCGGGCCGCCGTCGCTCTCGCGCACACCCGCCACGGCGGCGCCCACGTCCGGCAGCACCGGGCCGAAGTCGACCGGGCTGATCATGAAGTCGGCGCCCACCGACCGGTCGATCTCGTCCGTCGCCGAGGACACCATCGAGGCGCCCACCACGGACAGCGCCGACACCAGCGCCAATCCGATCATCAGCGCGGAGGCGGTGGCCCCGGTACGGCGGGGGTTGCGCAGCGCGTTCCGCTCCGCCAGCCGTCCCACCGGGCCGAAGACCCGCAGCAGCAGCACGCCCAGCACCCGTACCACCAGGCCGACCAGCGCCGGGGCCACCAGGATCAGGCCCAGCAGGCTCAGCACGATGCCCAGCGCCAGATAGCCCCAGCCCTGCGAGGCGGCGTCCACCGTGGCGGTGGCGGCCAGCAGCCCGAGCCCGCCCACCGCCAGCACGCCGCCCACCGCGGCCCGCACCCGGCCGGCCCGGACGTCCCCCGGGGTGCCGGCCTCCCGCAGCGCCGCCATCGGCGTGATCTTCCCGGCCCGGCGGGCGGGGATGTACGCGGCCAGCAGCGTCACCACCGTGCCCAGCACCACCCCGATCACCGGCACCGACCATCCGATGGTCAGATCGTCGGTGCTGAGGTTCATGCCGAACTCCCGCAGCACCACCATCAGCCCCACCGCCAGGCCGATGCCCGCCCCGAACCCCAGCACCGAACCGATCAGCCCCAGCAGCAGCGCCTCGATCAGCACCGAGCGGTTGACCTGCCCCCGCCCCGAGCCGATCGCCCGCAGCAGCCCGATCTCCCGGGTGCGCTGCGCCACCAGCATCGAGAACGTGTTGACGATGAGGAAGACCCCGACCAGCAGCGCGATCCCGGCGAAGCCCAGCAGCACGTACCGGAGGACCGACATCACCTCGCCGATGGCGTCCTTGCTGTCGTCCGCGTACTCCTGTGCCGTGCGCAGACGGTAGTCCTCCGCGCCGACCGCCGCCGCGACCGCGTCCCGCAGCTCCTCGTCCGTACGGGACCCGTCCCCGTCGACGTACAGCTCGGTGTACGCGTCCTCGCCGCCCAGCAGCACCTGCTGCGCCACCGGCCCCTCGAAGTACAGGACCGTCGCGCCCGGGTTGGTGACCGTGAACGCCGCGATGCCGCTGATCCGCACCGGGAAGTCGCCGAAGGCGGTCAGCACCCGCAGCGGATCGCCCACCGCCAGGCCCTTGTTGCCCGCCGTGTCGGCGTCCACCATGATCTCGTCCGGCCCGCGCGGCGGCGCCCCCTCCCGCACCTCCATCGAGCGCAGTTCCACCTCGGACCAGGCGCTCGCGATGGTCGGCGCGCCCGTCGTCGGCCCGATGTTCTCGTTCGCCGCGTCCACGACGACCACCAGCGGCGAGGAGACCGTGCCGGTTACCCGCTCCACCCCCGGAACGGCCGCCACCTCCTCCGCCAGCGCGGCGGGCACCGTGTCCGGCTTGCCGACCGCCGAGGGAACGTCGAAACCCCCACCCCCCGGCCGTTCCACCGGACCGACCATCACATCGGAGGCGGTGCGGGCGAACAGCTTGTCGAAGGTGGTCGTCATGGTCCCGGTGAACACCAGCGTCCCGCACACGAACGCCACCGACAGCAGCACCGCCGTCCCCGACAGCGCCATCCGGCCCTTGTGGGCCATGAAGTTGCGCACCGATGTCCTGAGCACCGTCATGTCGCCGCCCTCCCCCGTCCTCACCCGTTGTCCCCTGCCGCGCACTCAGGCTAAGGACGGCCGCCGCCCGCGTCATCGCCCTGCGGAACGACCGTCGCCGGGCCGCCCCTAAGGGCTTCCCCCGACCGGTGCGTCCCGTTCATCCCCCCGTTCCCCGCCGTGCATCCAACGACGCCCCCGCCCCGCTAGCCTCCCCCGGCCCCTTCCCGCCGCCCCGTCACCCGAGGTCACCCCATGCGCCTGCCCATCCCCCGGCAGCGGCCCCGCGCCCGCCGAGCCAGCCGCGACCCGCACTGGGACAACATCCGGTACTTCTCGGGTGTCCTCGTGGTCTTCGGGCACGTGATGGACTCCGTCGCGGACCGCGACGGACTGCGCTGGCTCTACATCGCCTCCTGGGCGATGCGGGTCCCCGTGTTCGTCATGGTCGCCGGCTACTTCTCGCGCGCCGACACGCTCACCCCCCGCGAGGCCCGCCGCCTCATCGAGTCCGTCCTCGTGCCCTACCTGGCCATCGGCCTCCTCCACAGCCTCCAGCGCCACCACTACGACGGCGGCGAGTGGACCTTCTACACGGCCGAACCCGGCTGGGGGCTGTGGTTCCTGCTCTCCCTGCTGTGCTGGCGCGCCGCCCTGCCCTACCTCGCCCAGCTGCGGTACCCGCTCGCCACCTCGGTGTTCGTGGCGCTGCTGGTGGGCTACATCGCCGACATCGGCGCCTACCTCTCGCTCTCCCGCACCTTCACCTTCCTGCCGTTCTTCCTCCTCGGCTGGCGGCTGCGGCAGGGCTGGTTCCGCGACGCCATGGTGGCCCTCTGGAGCCGGTACGCGGCACTCGGCGTCATCGCCGCCACCCTCGTCATCGCCTGGGTGGTGCGGCACGAGGTGCAACTCGGCTGGCTGTTCATGAAGGGCCCGTACGGCCAGGGCCACCTGCTGGACGCCCCCTTCGCCTGGGTCACCCGGGCCGGTGCCCTCGCCGTCGGCTTCGTCGTCGCGCTCGCCTTCATCCGTCTCGTCCCGCGCCGCCACCTCCCCGTCATCAGCTACCTCGGCGCCGGCGGCCTGTACATGTACCTGCTGCACCCCCTGATGCTGCGCCCGCTGCTGGAGCGCTACGGCGTCGACTGGGTCGGCCCCTGGCCCGAGCAGGCAGCGCTGCTGCTGTTCGCCCTCGCGCTGGCGACCGCGCTGGCCACCCCGCCCGTACGGTGGTTGCTGCGGCCCCTCGTGCAGCCCCGGATCGGGTGGCTGTTCAGGACCGGGACGGCCCCCGCGCCGCGCGACCCGGGGCCCGGCGCCGACAAGGGCGCCACCTCCGGTTCACCTGAACGCCAACTCGACGTCGCGCGGCCGGTGTAGACAGGAACGGCGCCCAGCACGACCGAGGACCTCGCGTCCCATCGAAGGGAAACGTAGAAAAGAGATGGGAAGCGGAACCCCACGCGTCGTCGTCCTCGCCGACTCCGACAGCCGCTGGAAATGGGCGGCGTCGGTCGCCCGCCGGATCGCCCCCGAGCACGCGATCGACGCCCGTTTCCTGGCCGTCGCCACCACCCCCACCGAACGGCAGATCGCCGAGGTGGGCATCGTGCCCGACACCACCGCCGTCGTCAGCTGCGTCGAACTGCTCGACGATCCGGCCGTGCACACCGCCGACCTGGTGGTGCTGGGCACCACCGGCGGCACGGTGCTCTCCCTCATCCACTCCCTCGGCGTGGCCTGGGAGGGCAGCCCGCACCGCCCGCTGCTCGTCACCGGCTATGTGGGCGTCGTCTACGAGAACCTGGTCGACGGGCTGCTGCTGCGGGTCGGCTCCGACCTGATACTCGCCAACTGCGCCCACGACGCGGAACGCTTCCGCTCCGTCTACCGCAGCATCGGCGCCGACCCCGAGGACATCGTGGAGGCGGGCCTGCCCTTCCTGGGCGGCGACCCGTACGACCCGCCCGCCGTCTTCGGCACCCACGGACGCGACCGGCAGCCCACCGGCGCCCGGCCGTTCACCGTCACCTTCGCCGTCCAGCCCTCCGTACCCGGCACCCGCGCCGCCCGGTCCGGGATGCTGGAGAAACTGGCCCGGCACGCGCGCCTGCACCCGGACCGCGAGGTCCTCATCAAGCTGCGCAACCGCCCCGGCGAGGCCGTCACCCACACCGAACGCCACTCGTACCAGTCGCTGTACGAGGAACTGCCGAACCCGCCGGCCAACCTCACCCTCGTCTACGGCGACATGGGAGAGGTCCTGGACCGAACGGATCTGCTGGTCACGGTCTCCTCCACCGCCGCCATGGAGTCCATCCACCGCGGCATCCCCACCGCCATCCTCACCGACTACGGGGTGCGCGAGGCCCACGGCAACCACTACTTCATCCACTCCGGACTGCTCGCCTCCTGGGCCGAACTCGACAAGGGCCTCATCCCCGCCGTCGACCCCGGGTGGGCCGCCAGCCGCGGCGTCGGCCACCAGGACCCGTACGCCGCCGCCCGCGCCCGCATCGCCGAACTGCGCGCCGCCGCCCCGGGCACCCGGGCGCCCACCCACCCCTACTACACGCCGCAGAGCGCCGCCGACTACCTGGAGACGCTGCTGTCCCGGCGCGGACTCGGCCTGGACGGCAAGGCACTGCCGCCCAGCCACGACCGCGCCCCCACCGCCGTGCGCCGCCTCATCCGGCGCGGCGCCGGCGGCCTCTACCAGGTCGGCCGCAAGCGCGTCGCCCCGGTGATCCGGCGGCTCGCCAAGGGCTGAACCGCCGACGGCCGGTCCGGGACCGGGTGGAAAGCCGCGCTGCGCAGGGTAGTCACCACCGTGCGGCCTGCTTAAGATCGATCCGACCCGAACCGGACACCACGCCACCCCGCGGGGAGCAGCAATGAAGCGCCGCACCACTGCCCTGTCCGTCACCGCCGCCGCCCTGCTGGTGGCCGCGCCCCTGCTGACCGGGTGCTCCACCGGCGCCCATCCGGGAGCGGCAGCCGTCGTCGGCGGGGAACGGATCTCCATCTCCCAGGTCCAGGGCCACGTCGAGGCGGTGCGCGCCGCCCAGCGCCAGCAGCCCGACGCCGACGAGCTGATCTCCACCAGCAGCACGCTCACCCGCGAGACCGTCAACTTCCTCGTGTACCTCCAGGTCGTGGACCGCGCCGCCGCGTCCCAGGGCGTGGAGGTCACCCGCCGCCAGGTGCAGGAGGCACGCGCGGACGCCGAGGCCAACGCGGGCGGCCCCGAGGCCCTGGCGCAGAGCGCCCTCAGCGGGCAGGGCGGCCTGCCGCTGACCTCCGGCCAGATCGACGACGTGCTGCGCAGCAACCTCCAGATCCAGGGCATCGCCGAGCAGCTCGGCGTCCTGACGGACCCGCTGGGCGGCGAGAAGGTCGGCGCGCTGCTCGCGGAGACGGCGCAGGAGGTCGGGGTGGACATCAACCCCCGGTACGGCACCTGGGACGCCCAGACCGTCTCCCTGGTGGACCTCCAGGAGCCCTGGCTGCGGACCGCCGACCGTGATCAGCAGGCGGTTACCCTCGACGGGTGACCGACTCCGCCCCGGCCGGCCCCGGCCGTATCGTCCTGCTCACCACCAGCCACCGGGTGGCACCCGGGCTGCTGTCCTGGCCCGCCTGGCAACTGCTGCGCACCGCCGACCGCGTGTACGCGCGGGACGGCGGCCACCCGCTGCTGCCGTACCTCAAGGAGGCCGGGGTCACCGTGGCGGGCGCCGCCCCGGGCGGCGCCGGGCTGCTGGAGGAGTGCGCGGGCGGCCGTACGGTCGTGGTGCTGGCGGGCGCGGACGGCGAAGGCCGGCTCACCGACGAGCTGGCCGCCCTGGCCGGCTCCGGACGGCACACGATGCCCGCGCTCGAACTGCTGCCCGGCGCGTACGACCTGCCCGGTGCCCGGCTGCTCGACCTGGTGCAGGTGATGGACCGCATCCGCGGCGAGTGCCCCTGGTCCTCCACCCGCGGCCACCGGGACCTGGCGAAGCACGGTCTTGAGGAGATGTACGAGCTGGTCGAGGCGATCGAGGCGGGCGACCGCACCGAGCTGCGCGAGGAGCTCGGCGACGTCCTGCTCCAGGTCGTCTTCCACGCGCGGATCGCGCAGGAGGACGCGGAGGAGCCGTTCGACGTGGACGACGTGGCGGGCGGCCTGGTCGCCAAGCTGGTCCACCGGCACCCGCACATCTTCGGCGACGAGCACGCCGAGACGCCCGAGGACGTACGGAAGCTGTGGCTGCGCACCAAGGCCGAGGAGAAGCGGCGGGAATCGGTGACCGAGGGCATCCCGCTGAGCCAGCCAGGACTGGCGCTGGCCGCGAAGCTGGCGGGCCGCGCCCGCACGGCCGGCCTGGCGGCCGAACTCCCCGCGCCCACCGGCCCCGAGGACTTCGGCGCCCGGCTGCTGGCCCTGGCCGCTGAGGCGGAGGCGGCCGGGGTGGACCCGGAAACCGCGCTGCGCACGACCGCCCGCGCCTACCGCGACACGATCCGCGCGGCGGAGACCCCCACGTCCTGACGCCCACCCCGGCGCAGCGCCGCCGGGCCCGGGGTTGATCAGCGAAGGGTTGATCAGCGGGGGTTGATCAGCCGGCCCGGCTCCGTCCCGCTCAGCAACGTGGTGAGCGCGGTCCGCAGATCGGGACCCAGGTACCAGTCGCCGGTGTGGTCCAGGGCGTACATCCGCGCCTCCCGGTCCATCGCCAGCAGCGCCGTTCCGCCGCCCTCCGCGCCCAGCGGGCACAGTTCGGTATCCAGCGCCTGCCCCAGATCGTTCAGGGTGCGGGCCCAGTGCAGCCCGCGCAGCGGGTCGATGACGACCGACCCGGGCGCGTACCGGCGCCCCGGTCCCATCGGGTGCAGCCGCAGGCCGCCGAACTCCGCCCAGGTCTCGAACGCCGCGGGAAACAGCGCGTGCGGGTGCCCCAGCGGCGAGCGGTGCCCGCTGAGCGTGTCGGCCCAGCGTTCCGCCTGCTCGATCATGCGGCGGCCCGGCTGCCATCCCGCGTAGCCCAGCGCCTGGTCCAGGTCGAAGCCGAGGCCGGGACCGCCGCCGGCGCGTGTCTCCTCCGGCATCCGCAGGGTCAGGGTGGGGCCGGTGAGGTCTGCACCCGGCGCTCCCTCGCTGACGCTCTCCACCCCGAAGTGCGCCAGCAGCGCCGCGCACGAGCGGCAGTGCGGCGCGTACGTGCCGTGCTGCGGGTCGCCGTCCTCCCTGATGTGCCGGGTGGTGATCACCGCGCCGCGCAGCAGCCGGGCGTCGCCGCCCTCGCTCAGGTGCCGGGAGATGAGCGCCGCCTCGGGGCAGCGTCCGGCGTGCCGTTCACGGTCGGCCGGGCCCAGTGCGTTCAGTAACTCCCGCACCAGCGGGTGCAGCCGCGGGGCGTCCTGGGCCGAGCGGAGCACGGCCGCGCCCTTGAGCGGGTGTTCGCGTCCCGGCAGGGACAGCGCGGCGGCGGTGGTGGGCAGGATGCCGTCGCGCCGGTGCCGCAGCACGGGGACGACCGGCCCGGCGTCCGCCTGGCCGTCCTGACCCTCAAGATCCAGCGTCACCGGCATCCTCGTGCTTTCTCCCCCGGGCCTCCCCACAATGCCGATCAGCTTGCCACAAGCCGTTGTCACGACCGGTTAAGCAGCCCTGGGACGGTGCCCATGACACATGGACCTCGTAGGCTGTCGGGCAACAGCGTGACCGCGCAGGAGCAGCAGGGGGCCAAACGCCATGACGACAGGTCGGCTCGGGCAGCATGCCGCGCCACCGAACGGGGCCTATGCGGGACAGCTGGTGCAGTTCCCCGACCCGGTACGGGCGGCCCGTTTCCCGCAGGGCGTCCGGGTGGACGCGGAGGGATTCCCGGATTTCTCCCCGTTCGCGAGAGCGGCGGCAGAGATCGCCGAGCCCCCCGAGGGTTTCGGCATCGACGAGCTGCGGCTGACCGACTACGTGTCGGCCAACGCCGCGCTGCACGCCGCCGGTCACGAACTGTGGGCCGATCTGCCGCCGGTGGCAACGCCGCACGGCTGGACCTGGCACCACGTGGCCCGCTCCCGCCGCCTCGAACTCATACCCGTCGAGGTCAAGGCGCTGCTGCGGCACCACGCCGGTCTGGCGACCACCGCGGTGGACCAGGACAAGCGCGGCACCCGCCCGCTCCAGGACCCGAAGCCGGTGCATTTCGCCGCCCCGTACTCGGTGGCGGTGGAGGAGGACCGGCTGCGCGCGGCCGAGGAAAAGCTGGGGTACCCGCTGCCGGGCGCCTACCGCTCCTTCCTCAAGGCGGCCGGTGGCTGCGCCCCGGTGGGCCTGGCGCTCGACGCCGAGCTGGGGCTGCTGATCGACCAGCCGTTCTTCACCCTCAGGGAGGAGGCGGCGGTCAACGATCTCGTCTACATCAACAAATGTCTGCGTGATCATCTGACGAAGGATTATCTCGGGGTCGCCTTCGTGCACGGCGGGATCATCGCCGTGAAGGTCAAGGGCGAGGACATCGGTTCGGTGTGGCTGTGCGCCTACGACGACGCCCGCGACCGTGACGGGCTGACCGTCCAGGAGCGGGTGGACACCCTGCTGCTGCCGTGCGGGGCCGACTTCGACGCGTTCTTGCTGCGGCTGGCGGGCAGCCCGCCCGAGCTGGAGACGGTGGCCGATCTGATGGTGGACGGCGGCTTCGCCCGCGCCGTCCCGGTGGAGGGGTGAGGCGGCGATGGTGACCTTCGCACAGGCGCAGGAGCGCGCCGACCGCTGGGTGAACGGCTCCGCCACCGGGGAACGCAGCCGTGAGGTGCGGGTGCGCGAGTTCGATCTGGGTTTCGTGGCCTGGGCCGAGGACTGCGGCGGGAAGCTGGTGATCGCCCGGGACAGCGGCGAGTCGACGCTGTGGCCCGCGCTGCCGGTGAGCGAGGTGATACGGCGGTACGAGGAGACGTACGGTGCGGCCCTCGCCGCCGCCCCGGCCGCCGAGCCGCAGGGCCGGATGGACCTGGAGGCGACGTCGTTCCTGCTGACGCCGCCGGACTGGCTCCAGGAGGCGGCGGACCGGGCCGCGTCCTCGGCCGCCGACGGGGCGGACGCCGCCGAGGACGCGGGGGCGGACACCGGCTCGCTCTCCCCGTCCGCACCGGACGCGCGACCCGCGGCCGACCCCGACCCGTGGGCCGGCACCGACACGGCGGGGGCCGCTTCCGGCTCCGGCGCGTGGGCGGCGGGGGCCGACGCCACGGGGCAGCACGGCTCCGAGGCGGACGGCACCGCGCCGGCACCCGCGGCCGACCCCGACCCGTGGGCGGGCACCGACACGGCCGGGGAGCCCCCGGCCGCGGGCGCGGGCGCGGCGTCAGGACCGGAGCCGCAGGCCGATCCGTGGGCCGGTACCGACACCGCGGGGCCGCCCTCGGCCGGCGGCTCGGTGTGGGACGCCACCGACACCTCGGGCAGCGGCACGGACATCCCGTCCGTGGCTCCGCCCGCCACCGTCTTCTCGCCGCCGGTCGTGCTGGACCGCGAGCCGCCCGCCGGACTCGGCAAGGACGACCGGAGTGCCCCCGGGTCCGCGCCGGCCTCCGAGGCCCGTACCTCCGTGCTGCCGCAGGGCAGCGCGCTGCCCAAGACCCAGCTGCACGACGCCCTGCCCCCGGCGGATCCGGCCCAGCCGCCCCAGCTGCCGCCGGTACCGCCGGCGCCCGCGCTGCCGGGCGGTACGGGCGGCGGTGGCGCCGCCGATCTGGCGTCCGCCGACACCGCCAAGGCGGCCATGGCGCCCACCGCACCGCAGGGCGGCCCGCCGCCGGCCCCCTCCCGGCCGGGTGCCTCCGTGCCCCCGCCGCCGCCCCCCGCGCCGGCCGTGCCCGGTGCGGCGAGCAGTGGCGGCGACGACGCCTACGTCCCCACCCAGCAGGTCAGCCCGGAGGAGATCGCCGCGCTGAAGGCGGCGGCCTCCCGGCCCACCGCGCCCAGCCCCTCCCAGGCGCCTCCCGGCCCGCCGAGCGGCCCGGGGGTCCCCGGCGGTCCCGGCGGCAATGTGCACGCCGCCGCCACGATGCTCTCCCCCGCCCCCGGCACTCCCGGTGCCGGTGACACCGGCGGCGTCCCGTTCCCGCCGCCGGCCCCGGCCGGCCCGGGCCACGGCACCCCGCCGCCCCCGCCGCCCGGCCCCGCGATCCAGGCGCCGGGCGGCCCCGGCACCCCGCCGCCCCTGGGGCAGCACGCGCCGCCGTCCCAGGGCCAGGGGTACGGCTATCCGCCGCCCGGCATGCCCACGGTGGGCTCCGGGTACATGGCGGTGCTGCGCTACCGCGCGCCCGACGGCTCCGAGCAGCAGCTGATCCGCCGCTCCGCGCCGGGCATGCCGCACCCGGAGTGGCAGCTGCTGCACGAGCTGCACGCCATGAACGTGCCGCCGCAGCAGGTCCTCGAACTCCACACCGAGCTGCAGTCGTGCGAGCTGCCCGGCGGCTACTGCGCCCGGATGATCCGCGAGAACTGGCCGCAGGTGCGCATCACCCACACCGCCGCGTACGGCCACGACCACACCTCGCGGCAGGCGGGCGTCCGGCATCTGGTGGAGCACCAGGACGAGCTCCAGCAGTTCGCCGACGGGCCGCCGCGCTCCGCCCCCGTACGGGCCCCGCTGCCGCAGCAGCAGCCGGCCCCGGCGGTGGGCCTGGACGTGATCGGCCAGGAACTGGCGGACGCGTTCGGTCCGCACGCGATCTTCCGCTACGACCAGCAGTCGGTCTCCCGGCAGGGGGTGCCCGAGATCGTGGCGCACACCCTGCTGTGGTCGGGGCTGCCGCTGGAGATAGCGCCGATCTTCTGGGCGTACGCGCAGCCGGGCCGGCTCGTGCCCACCCTCGCCGAGGTGGCGGCGGAGCGCGGCATCCAGCCGGCCCCGGACGCCGGTTCGTACCTCGTCATGGGGACGGACTTCGGCAAGCAGCTGTGTGTCCAGTACGGCACGGCCCACATCGTGGCGGTGCCGCTGGAGGCGGGACCGGGCGGGACGCCGGTGACGCCGCAGTTCGTGAACGCCTCGCTGCCGCAGTTCGTGCGCTGTCTGGCGCTGCTGGGGCGGATGTGGCGGCTGCGGTACGGGCTGAACCCGGAGCAGGCCGGGCACTGGACGACCGACTTCCAGGCGCAGCTGGCTTCGCTCGACCCGCAGGCGGTGGCCGACCCGGAGAACTGGTGGTCGGTGCTGCTGGAGCAGATGTGGGACGGACTGCTGTAGGGGCGTGGGCGCCCGGCCCGGTGCCCGTGTCCCCCCGTCCGGACGGAGCGGGCGCCCCGCTCGGGGGCCCCGCGGTGACCTTGCGGTTATCCTGCGGGAACCGGCCATCTCCATCGAAGGGCACAGTCACGTGAGCTCCGTTCGCCCGGCAGCCGTCATCGTTCTCGCAGCGGGTGCGGGGACCCGCATGAAATCCGCCACCCCCAAGATGCTGCACGAGATCTGCGGCCGGTC
It contains:
- a CDS encoding SUKH-4 family immunity protein, producing the protein MVTFAQAQERADRWVNGSATGERSREVRVREFDLGFVAWAEDCGGKLVIARDSGESTLWPALPVSEVIRRYEETYGAALAAAPAAEPQGRMDLEATSFLLTPPDWLQEAADRAASSAADGADAAEDAGADTGSLSPSAPDARPAADPDPWAGTDTAGAASGSGAWAAGADATGQHGSEADGTAPAPAADPDPWAGTDTAGEPPAAGAGAASGPEPQADPWAGTDTAGPPSAGGSVWDATDTSGSGTDIPSVAPPATVFSPPVVLDREPPAGLGKDDRSAPGSAPASEARTSVLPQGSALPKTQLHDALPPADPAQPPQLPPVPPAPALPGGTGGGGAADLASADTAKAAMAPTAPQGGPPPAPSRPGASVPPPPPPAPAVPGAASSGGDDAYVPTQQVSPEEIAALKAAASRPTAPSPSQAPPGPPSGPGVPGGPGGNVHAAATMLSPAPGTPGAGDTGGVPFPPPAPAGPGHGTPPPPPPGPAIQAPGGPGTPPPLGQHAPPSQGQGYGYPPPGMPTVGSGYMAVLRYRAPDGSEQQLIRRSAPGMPHPEWQLLHELHAMNVPPQQVLELHTELQSCELPGGYCARMIRENWPQVRITHTAAYGHDHTSRQAGVRHLVEHQDELQQFADGPPRSAPVRAPLPQQQPAPAVGLDVIGQELADAFGPHAIFRYDQQSVSRQGVPEIVAHTLLWSGLPLEIAPIFWAYAQPGRLVPTLAEVAAERGIQPAPDAGSYLVMGTDFGKQLCVQYGTAHIVAVPLEAGPGGTPVTPQFVNASLPQFVRCLALLGRMWRLRYGLNPEQAGHWTTDFQAQLASLDPQAVADPENWWSVLLEQMWDGLL